GAAATCTTGCGTCCTGGGTATCCTTGTCCGCTCATGTCTCTCGTTCATCGTAACCCTAAACGCCGTCCGAAAGGTCCGTCATGCTGCATCGCCGTTCGTCTCTCATCCCGTACCAAGTCGCGGCACTTCACCCATCTAGCACCGCTGTCGTTGTCATGCCATTACCGGTTGCAACTCCAGCCATGCGGCAGACACCACCtaccacaccaccaccatcaccaacgcAGCCACCATTTACATCTTTTGCGATGCAATCAAAACTTTCCCAGTCGCAGCATCACTCATCCAGCACCACGGGCCAGGCCTTGGGTCGCTCGCCAGAGATGATCTGCACGCCGTTGCGCTTGCCGACTTGGACGAGTCTGTCCCAGGCCGCGCCGCTGATGTTCTGCTGGTAAATGGTCTTGAGCTGCGTGGCTTTcatgatggcctcgacgacgaagcagAATTCTTCGTCTTCGTAGCACTCGGAGCCGAGGCTCAGGGTCTCGAGGTTGGGGAAGGTGGCGAGGAAGCCGGGGATGggcaggtcctcgtccttgcgcGGGTAGCGCTTGAAGCGGAAGTTGAAGAGCCCGAGGGAGCGGATGGACTCGAGGCCGCGGAGCCAGGCGTACTGCTTGAGATGATCcacgtgctcgacgcccacgggGGCTCGCGGGTCGTCAATCGCAAACACGATGTCGAAGGTGTGCAGGAGACGGCGGCTCATGGATAGCTGGAGGGCGACTTGGAGCCTGCACGGCATATGGACGAGGTCTGTGACGCGGAACTCGCGCATGGCGGGGAAGGATgcgtggccgacgacgggaaGGGAGGAGAGGTCACCATTAGTATAGCCGCTCCAGTCGAAGGTGGTTGTCATGAGCCGCGCGGGACAATTACCACCTCCCTCGTGGTAGGTAATGTCGTGGTCAAAGTACTGGAACGTGGTGCCCTGGTTGACGGACATCATCATGCTGAGGGCCGCCGTGGTCTCTCTGTGCTGCCAGGCTCCGCCAGTCACCGGCATGGTGTACACGAACACCTTGATATTGTTCCAGAGTTTTTCCCAAGCCGGCTCCGCCTGCCAAAAGTGTCCGATGGTCAAGTGCATGAACTGCAGCGACAGCTGCTCCAGCTGCGGCGTATGCAGTGCAAAGGCAAACTGCGTGGGTGGGCATTAGCAATGCAATCCCTCCTTGGGCCATCTTTGTTGTCGCGTTTTGATGACTCACAATTGGGAACGCGGCCTGGCGAAGCTTCTCTCTGTGCTCCAGGCGTGCATACTTGAGCTTGGGAAACATGGGCAGGCTGACGCGGTACCATGGCAACGGCACCCCAAGCAGGTCGAGGTACTCGAGGGAGTTTGCGACCCCATCAATCATCCCAATAGGGATGTTTCCGTGGTCTTTATCGTCGACGTTTCGGTTTCCATCGCTCCTATCCATATATGTGACGGCCGCAAGATGCCGCAGCTTTTCGAACTCGAACGAAGTTAGGAAATTGTAGTTGAAGTTCAGCAGAGGTCCAAGGGCGAGCCTTTCCAAGTTCGTGGTTGCGCTGCGCAGCAAGGTATCCAGCTTCTGGGGCGTAAGCTGGAACCGACCCGTCTCGCGCACCTCGATCTCGCGAACGGTGCCTTGGGCTCTGCCGACCAGCTTCTGCAGCGCCAGGTGGGAGGGGGTGCGGATGCCACGCCTGCTAAAGTTGAGCAGGCTCCAGAGTTTCTTGGAGCCACGTCCCTCTAGGGTCTTTGCCCAAGTCTTGGACACCCGCATGCATTTACTGTGAGGGGAGAGCGTTAGGCGGCTTCTTCTAGGATGATATGGAGGGCGGGCACCAACGTCAGTTCGACGAAGTCGAGGTAGGAGAGGACCTGGTGGACGATCTCTGGGGGAAGCCACAGAGGATCGCACCGCTTGAAGTGATCTTCCATTGGCTTCAGCATGTCATGGAGTTGCTAATACAGATATTTAGTATTAGTGCTCGGGCGACCGGTGGCCACGGTCGCTCACCTGCAGCTTCTCGGACGAGCCCGCTGCCTGGCccgtggcggcctcggcgccagccCTGTAGATCTTTAAAGCATACTCTGGCTTCTTCAACAAGCGGGTAATCTTTCCCAGCCGGAGGTAGCCCTAGGTGAGGTCAGTGACGGGCAGCAACACAGTGGCCACGGGGTTGAGTACGTCTGGCATTCGAGGGGCAAGCTCGAGCATCCATTCCGCATCCTTCTTGGCGCGGCCCAGGTCTTTCATGGTCTCAAATATTCCAGCACGGTAGTCAAGGGCCTTGATGTGCAAAGGGTTGGCACATTTGCTAAACACTTTTCCCGCTTCGCAGACACAGGTGTACATGGCCTCCTTGAAGATGGAGCCGCCCTTTtccgcgacgccctcgaagTCCTTGCAGATGCAACGCGGGCGCTTAACACCACGGTGGCAGGGGCAAAGATTCATAGCCTAAGGTGACAAAGTCAGTATGGATTGAGTAATAAATACCATACGGTGCCTTACTCTGGTGAACTGCTTGAGCGCTTGAGCATACTGTTTGGCAGCGTAGGAGTCGGTGCCCTGGCGGAGGAGCACCTCCAtagccgccggcgaggtttCATCACGCTGTTTCATTTTTACCTTGAGTGGCACAAGTTCTGTCGCCACAGTGTCCAGTGATGATGGGACAAGAGCGTTGGAGTTGTTCAACGTGATCTCTCGCCTGACGTGTAAGACGGGCACAATCAATCTTCGGAAAGCACGCCAAAACGATGAATGACCACCGACGTCAGGCTTGAATCCCAGGCGTCTGAGCACACGACACACACGCTCAGAAGATCCGTAGACGTGCTGTATACTTGGCCCTCAGGCTATGTCAAGGGCACGCCGGCAAGGAGACGCGATGAGTGCTGCTATAGCAAAGTTAGAAACGATTCGCAAGCATCGGTCGAAATGAAATACCAGTGTTTTCCACGCGCAGAAGACGATGATCAAGTCGTGATGAAGACGCGAGAAATCTCCACGACGAGGTCTTATTGCTTGTTGTTGGGTGAgtgggggagagagagagggagagtgCGAGGTGCAAGCAGGGTGGACGTGGCACGGCAACTTACCAGAGAGACGCGCCGGCGAACAGGTGCCCGCGTCAGTCTGAACAGGTGCCAGGTGGGGCGCCGGACCGTTCACCGGCAACGCCCCTACATGGCAATAGAGAAGGGCCTTCAAGCTGTTCAAAGCGAAACGTTTGCTTGCATCaagagcgagggcggcgtcgtgcggTTGTAGAGTCGGGGTTGGGGCAGCGCGCATCTGGGAGTCGCGCGCGGTTGGCGCAAATAGGTATCCATTTATTAGTGACTTGCCCGCCGTGGGGGCCCCCCATAAGACAGTCAATGGAGGACCCGAAACAGGCAAGAAGCTCAGCTACAATACccggccgtcttgcccacGAAAACACGGAAATCGATTCAAAGGCCATGCAAAATTCGAGAGGATGTATTTATTGACCCTTCAAAGAACCATCTTTGGGAGCC
Above is a genomic segment from Purpureocillium takamizusanense chromosome 2, complete sequence containing:
- a CDS encoding Aminodeoxychorismate lyase (EggNog:ENOG503P4HR) — its product is MKQRDETSPAAMEVLLRQGTDSYAAKQYAQALKQFTRAMNLCPCHRGVKRPRCICKDFEGVAEKGGSIFKEAMYTCVCEAGKVFSKCANPLHIKALDYRAGIFETMKDLGRAKKDAEWMLELAPRMPDGYLRLGKITRLLKKPEYALKIYRAGAEAATGQAAGSSEKLQQLHDMLKPMEDHFKRCDPLWLPPEIVHQVLSYLDFVELTKCMRVSKTWAKTLEGRGSKKLWSLLNFSRRGIRTPSHLALQKLVGRAQGTVREIEVRETGRFQLTPQKLDTLLRSATTNLERLALGPLLNFNYNFLTSFEFEKLRHLAAVTYMDRSDGNRNVDDKDHGNIPIGMIDGVANSLEYLDLLGVPLPWYRVSLPMFPKLKYARLEHREKLRQAAFPIFAFALHTPQLEQLSLQFMHLTIGHFWQAEPAWEKLWNNIKVFVYTMPVTGGAWQHRETTAALSMMMSVNQGTTFQYFDHDITYHEGGGNCPARLMTTTFDWSGYTNGDLSSLPVVGHASFPAMREFRVTDLVHMPCRLQVALQLSMSRRLLHTFDIVFAIDDPRAPVGVEHVDHLKQYAWLRGLESIRSLGLFNFRFKRYPRKDEDLPIPGFLATFPNLETLSLGSECYEDEEFCFVVEAIMKATQLKTIYQQNISGAAWDRLVQVGKRNGVQIISGERPKAWPVVLDE